The DNA window GCCGCGATCGTGCGGATCTCCGTAATCATCAGATGCGGACTCACCTGATCCTTGAGTCGTTCCACCGCCAAAATCGCATCTACCGCATGCTCTCGTGGCACAAAATATTCGGACTGCAATTCCTTGCCCGCGCTCGGCGTGAAGCCCATCCGGAAGTGCGGCAGTCGCTCGTACCAGGGGCCGGGGATGCCCATCTGTTCCGTGCAGTTCTCCGCAGACAACTCTGCAATCGGATGCAGATTCCGCGTGGCCCGCCTCGCCCCATAGAACTCAGCAGGCGCAGCAAAGGACTTCTTCGCGTCCGATCGATCTTTGATCCAGACCTCGTTGACGAGCTGGTTTTTCCAGTCGGTGAATAGGCTAACGCTGTAACCGCTGGCCTCAATCGCATCGAAATGATTCTGCAATTGCGAGAACGGCAGATTCTGGTAAACATACTGTTTCACCGTGTAGTTTGGTTGCAGGTCCAGCGTCACGCGGGTGATCACTCCCAGCGCACCCAGCCCGACCACGGCGCCTGGAAAGGTATCGCCATCCACTTTACGAGATAACTGCACCACTTCACCTGAGGCGCTGACAAACTCGATGGCCGACACCGCCGTCGCCAGATTGCCACTTGTTTCGCCCGAGCCATGAGTCGCGGTGCTGCAGGCGCCGGCGATGGAGATGTGTGGCAGCGAAGCCAGGTTGTGCAGCGCGAAGCCCTTCTTCTCGAGCACGGGGCTGAGCTGTCCGTACTTCAAAGAGCCATCGACCGTCACCGTACGCGCGCGCTCATCAATGGCGATGCGATCCATTGTGGCCGGCAGCGACAGGAAATTATCGCGACTGTCCGCAATCGTGTTGAAGCAATGACGAGATCCCAGCACCTTCCACTTTTCCTGCGACGCCAGCAAGCTGCGAACCTGATCGACGGAGTTGGCCTCCTTCAGGCGAGTGGTGCTGTAGGTCAAATTTCCGGCCCAGTTCGTGATCTTCTCCGCAGCGGGAGGAGCAGAAAAAGCCGGAATCGCAGGAGCCGCAATGCCGTTCGATAGTAGCTTCAGGAAAGTTCGTTTGCGCATGGGGAGAATCCGCTTACCAGACTATCGCCAACGGCAGTCAACCATCGCTCACGAGATCCGGTCAACACTGCAGAACGTGCCGCGAACTCTCGAAGGCACGATTGTGGAGCGCCGCTGAGGACCTCACCTCACCCAAACCCCAATGCGCGCCACTGACCTCTCCCCGGCGACACTCACTGCGATGGGCAACAGTCCGGCTGGCAGTTCCTGGCCGAGCAGAACATTGATCTGTACCGCCCCTGCTACCAGTCCCGGAGCTCCGCCGGCATATAGCACTTGCGACTTGCGGCCCTCAATCGTCACTTCCACCGCGCCCTCGAGACTGGAAGCAGCGCTGGCAATCGAACCATCCTCCGCCGCCGGACGGAGTGTCCCTCCACCAGTCAGATACAGCACCACCACCTCGCCTGCACGTGCCGGATTCGCCTCCGTGTTCACGCTGCCATTCTGATTTAGAATCGCCCCAGCACCCTCACCGCTTCCGTTCACACTGAACAGTCCCGGTTTCGCGGCAACCACTCCGGCGACCGTAGGAGCACTTTGTACACCGTCCTGCTCTACCACGATCCGAACCGCGTCGCGACCCGCCAGTCCAAACGGAGCAATCGCGCTCACTTGTCCTTTGCTCGCATACAGCAGCGGCGCGGCCACGCCATCGAACAACACTCGAGTTCCCTCAATCGACCGACTTACAGGATTGCCGGTCTTTAAGTTGCCGCCCATGCGCTCGCCAAAAAGGACGAGGATCTCGCCTGGCGCCACCCCACGCGCTTCATAGCTGGCGGAACTCATAACCGCATCGAGAGCAGGTCCTCCACCAGTATCGATACTGAGCTGATAGACATGGCGCACGCTACGATCGCCACTTGTCGCCTGCACGGTGATGATCGTGTTGCCCGCAACATTCGGAGTGCCATGCAGCAGACCCGTAGCATCCAGTTGCAAGCCGGCTGGCAGCTGTCCACCTGCTACTTGCCAGACACTATTCGGCAAATAACTCAATTGCTGCCGATAAGGGCGGCCCACTGAAGCACCGGCCAGGCCATAAGGCAATACGGGCGACTCCCCATCCACCCGCAGACTGACAGCGCGTGTCACCACTCCCTGTGCGATGACGCAGCGTACTCCGAAGGAGTATAGGCCCGAGCTCTCCGGTCTCCCACTGAATTCTCCCTGTCCATCGAGCTGCAATCCTGTCGGCAACTGTCCCAACGCGTTCGCGTTACTCGTACAGGAACTCAGTTGCAATCCCGACAAGTTCCGCAGCGAAGCCTGATAGCTTCCTCCCACGGTGGCACGAGGCAGTAAGATCGCGGGCAGCACCTCGATCTGAGTCTCCAGGTCCCCACGCCCCTGGTCCGCATCGGTCACCTCCACCACAAACTTGTAGGTCCCCGGCGCCAGCACCACTCCTCGCAACAGTCCATCACTGCCAAGTGTGGTTCCGTTCGGTAACGTCCCAGACTTTACACTCCACCGCATGGGGCTCCGGCCACCCTCGGCGGAGAATGCAAATTGATACAGATGCTGTAACAATCCATCTGGTGGCGCAAAGACACTGACGCGCGGTCTCGATCCCACTTGCAGACTCAGGCTCGCATTCGCAATCAAGCCCACGGCATCTGTGACGCGAATGGAAATCGGGTAAGTTCCCGCCTGCGTCGGCGTGCCGGACAAGATACCTGCAGTGGATAAGCTCAGCCCAGGTACAGTCGCTCCGATCCATTGATACTGATAAGGGGAAATGCCTCCACTCACGCTGATGCTTTGCTGATAGGCTACACCGATCACGCCCGCGGGCAACGCCGTAGTTGTGATTGTGATCGGTGTCCCGGTTACCGTCAGAGTGAGCGCAACTTGCGCGCTCTTTTGCAAACCATCGCGGACTGAGGCGGCAAAGTTGAAGCTGCCCCCCTGCGTCGGCGTACCGCGAATCTGTCCGTCGCTCGAGAGCGACAAGCCTTGCGGCAAAGTACCGGATTGCAGCGCGAAGACGAAAGGCTCGGGGCCGCCAGTCGCTACTAGCTTCGTCTGATAGGCCTGGCCCAGCGATGCGGTCGGCAGGCTACTGGTCTCGATCCGCAGGCTCGGCGCTTCGATATCGAACTTAAAGGCTTGTGAGATCTGTGTTTCAAAGCCGTCGTACGCGGTGATCACAAAGGATAGGCTGCCCGCTCGAAGTGGCACTCCGGTCATCAGTCCTTTGGGATCAATCTGAAGTCCCATGGCGAGCAAGGCCACGCTCGAGTCTGTCTGCCCGAATCTGGCTGCGCTTACATCGCCGTAGATCTCGAATTGAAATTGATATGGGATCCCGACAAATGCTTTTGGCAACTGCGTACTCTTGAATCCAAATGGCTTCTCGAAGACATTGATCTGAAACGTGTGGCTCACCGTATCGCTATAGGTTGCATCGCTGCACTGGATCTGGACCTCCATAACTCCGGTTGTTGCGGGCGTGAAGGTGACCTCAAATTTCGGAGGCACCTGCGTGATGAGAAAGTCTCTTGGAAGGGACGCAGTCAACGCCTTGCAACTGTAATATGGCACGCCTCCCGAAAGGAAGAACGCAAATCGGAAAGGCTCGCCCTTTGCTGCTCCACCGTAGGGGAAGAGATTCATCTTTAAGCCCAGGTCGTCGATATTGAGAGTGACTGGTCCCGAGGCCGTGGCGCCAAGCGCGTCCCGCAACTGCACTTGAAAGGTAAAGCTGCCCGCGGTGAGTGGGGTACCCGATACCAACCCGCTATTCGACATCTGCAGACCTGACGGAA is part of the Bryobacter aggregatus MPL3 genome and encodes:
- a CDS encoding putative Ig domain-containing protein; its protein translation is MIDLAHVQFRRYFFVVICSMFGTLCAHGAELRILTDRMPDARVGQYYSEQLAVEGGTPPYKFQITSGLATPGYSLSVDGRLSGTGSYAVVYTQLGVRVEDATRASVTRSIYFQVRADQVRFDRQTFPDGVVGVPYNGGVNGQSTQAPPYEIVHLSGSVPGLYFSRIPPAGAGFFGEPTVAGSYPVTLKVSDSDGNEHTQQFTIKISPRSQPQLSTQFLGKGVRNQPYEGQLQGVYGQTPYTFSVIGGNFPSGLQMSNSGLVSGTPLTAGSFTFQVQLRDALGATASGPVTLNIDDLGLKMNLFPYGGAAKGEPFRFAFFLSGGVPYYSCKALTASLPRDFLITQVPPKFEVTFTPATTGVMEVQIQCSDATYSDTVSHTFQINVFEKPFGFKSTQLPKAFVGIPYQFQFEIYGDVSAARFGQTDSSVALLAMGLQIDPKGLMTGVPLRAGSLSFVITAYDGFETQISQAFKFDIEAPSLRIETSSLPTASLGQAYQTKLVATGGPEPFVFALQSGTLPQGLSLSSDGQIRGTPTQGGSFNFAASVRDGLQKSAQVALTLTVTGTPITITTTALPAGVIGVAYQQSISVSGGISPYQYQWIGATVPGLSLSTAGILSGTPTQAGTYPISIRVTDAVGLIANASLSLQVGSRPRVSVFAPPDGLLQHLYQFAFSAEGGRSPMRWSVKSGTLPNGTTLGSDGLLRGVVLAPGTYKFVVEVTDADQGRGDLETQIEVLPAILLPRATVGGSYQASLRNLSGLQLSSCTSNANALGQLPTGLQLDGQGEFSGRPESSGLYSFGVRCVIAQGVVTRAVSLRVDGESPVLPYGLAGASVGRPYRQQLSYLPNSVWQVAGGQLPAGLQLDATGLLHGTPNVAGNTIITVQATSGDRSVRHVYQLSIDTGGGPALDAVMSSASYEARGVAPGEILVLFGERMGGNLKTGNPVSRSIEGTRVLFDGVAAPLLYASKGQVSAIAPFGLAGRDAVRIVVEQDGVQSAPTVAGVVAAKPGLFSVNGSGEGAGAILNQNGSVNTEANPARAGEVVVLYLTGGGTLRPAAEDGSIASAASSLEGAVEVTIEGRKSQVLYAGGAPGLVAGAVQINVLLGQELPAGLLPIAVSVAGERSVARIGVWVR
- a CDS encoding D-arabinono-1,4-lactone oxidase; the encoded protein is MRKRTFLKLLSNGIAAPAIPAFSAPPAAEKITNWAGNLTYSTTRLKEANSVDQVRSLLASQEKWKVLGSRHCFNTIADSRDNFLSLPATMDRIAIDERARTVTVDGSLKYGQLSPVLEKKGFALHNLASLPHISIAGACSTATHGSGETSGNLATAVSAIEFVSASGEVVQLSRKVDGDTFPGAVVGLGALGVITRVTLDLQPNYTVKQYVYQNLPFSQLQNHFDAIEASGYSVSLFTDWKNQLVNEVWIKDRSDAKKSFAAPAEFYGARRATRNLHPIAELSAENCTEQMGIPGPWYERLPHFRMGFTPSAGKELQSEYFVPREHAVDAILAVERLKDQVSPHLMITEIRTIAADDLWMSPCYKRASVAIHFTWKQDWESVRRVLPQIEKALSPYQVRPHWGKLFTIAPKELQAKYARLPDFVRLANKYDPKGKFRNDFLNANIFGS